In Candidatus Hydrogenedentota bacterium, the genomic window GCAACGCTGGTGGACCTTCTGGCCCGCCTTCGTTCAGGCGAGCATGCCGGGTAGATTTTTTTGCGGAATTAATTGTTCCCAACAAACAAATGGGCCGATGTGTCGGCCCGGAATACCTGTCCATGATCCGGCTCGACAAAAACGTGGTAATGCTCTGGCTGATGGCCCTCGCGCTGGCCATCGTCATCCTGATCTCACGCCATCTCATGGCCCACGGTCTGCATCCGCTCCACCTGGCGCTGATTCAGGCCCTCGGGAGCTTCCTGTCCATCCTCGCGGTTCGCCGCGGGACTCTGCCAGCCCTTCCCCTGCTCCGAGAAAGCACACGCTACTTCGCGTGGGCCTCGCTACTTGGCTTTACAATCCCGAATCTCATCGTTTTCGCCGCCGTGCCTCACACCGGGGTGGGTTTGGCCACGTTGGCGCACACGATGCCGCTGGTGGTCGCTTATATCATCGCCCTCGGCCTTCGGGTCGAATCCTTTCATCTTCGCAAGATGGTCTTTCTTGCCGTCACCGTCGCGGGTGCGGCCCTCTTCGCCGCCACGCGTCTGGGTGCGGGGAGCGGCGGCGTAACGCCCTGGCACGCCCTGCTCTTCCTGGCCCCGATATCCATCGGTATCGCCAACATCTACCGCTCTGTGTCGTGGCCCTCCGGGTTACGGCCCACCGAGGTTGCCCTGGTTACAACACTCGCGGCGACCGTCACCTTCAGCGCGCTGGCCCTGAAGCTCCCGGTTCATACGCCATTGAGTTTCTTTCTGGACGCGAAGCACGTGACGCTCCTGGCCTTCTTCATGGCGTTGGCGGGGCTGGGCCAGTTGCTGCTATTCCATCTCCAGGATGCGGCGGGGCCGGTGTTTA contains:
- a CDS encoding DMT family transporter, translated to MIRLDKNVVMLWLMALALAIVILISRHLMAHGLHPLHLALIQALGSFLSILAVRRGTLPALPLLRESTRYFAWASLLGFTIPNLIVFAAVPHTGVGLATLAHTMPLVVAYIIALGLRVESFHLRKMVFLAVTVAGAALFAATRLGAGSGGVTPWHALLFLAPISIGIANIYRSVSWPSGLRPTEVALVTTLAATVTFSALALKLPVHTPLSFFLDAKHVTLLAFFMALAGLGQLLLFHLQDAAGPVFIGQTGALVALFGGVLGFVFFGETYTAVTLLGSLLIILGVYKYCQISAEPVKTR